One stretch of Coriobacteriia bacterium DNA includes these proteins:
- a CDS encoding dihydroorotate dehydrogenase, translated as MSIDLDLTVRLGDLELKNPVVTASGTFASGREFADFVDLTRLGALVTKGVSAQPWQGNASPRIAETPSGMLNSIGLQNPGVDAFCERDLVWLAQHAAGLPVIVNVSGHSVEDYVAVVERLERESVVSAYEVNISCPNVDEGGLAFGTSCVAADQVVGACRAATRRPLIVKLSPNVTDITEIARAVEAAGADAVSLINTLLGMSIDVDTKRPHLARGFGGLSGPAIRPVAVRMVWQVARAVTVPVLGMGGIMTGRDAIEFLLAGASATAVGTANFVDPTATMRVIDGIEEYCREQGISRVRDLIGAVEA; from the coding sequence ATGAGTATAGACCTCGACTTGACGGTGAGACTTGGTGACCTCGAACTGAAGAACCCCGTGGTCACGGCGTCGGGGACCTTCGCGTCCGGCCGGGAGTTCGCTGATTTCGTCGACTTGACCCGTCTGGGCGCATTGGTGACAAAAGGTGTATCCGCGCAGCCGTGGCAGGGCAACGCCAGTCCGCGCATCGCCGAGACGCCGTCGGGCATGCTCAACTCCATCGGCCTTCAGAACCCCGGAGTCGATGCGTTCTGCGAGCGTGACCTCGTCTGGCTGGCCCAACATGCTGCGGGGCTTCCCGTCATCGTCAACGTGAGTGGCCATTCGGTGGAGGACTACGTCGCGGTCGTAGAGCGGCTGGAGAGAGAGTCGGTCGTCAGCGCCTACGAGGTGAACATATCGTGCCCGAACGTGGACGAGGGCGGTTTGGCGTTCGGGACGTCGTGTGTCGCCGCGGATCAGGTCGTCGGCGCCTGTCGCGCGGCCACCCGGCGGCCGCTCATCGTGAAGCTCAGTCCCAACGTCACCGATATCACGGAGATCGCCCGTGCTGTCGAGGCGGCCGGGGCCGACGCGGTGTCCCTCATCAACACCTTGCTCGGGATGTCCATCGATGTGGACACGAAGCGACCCCACCTTGCCCGCGGGTTCGGGGGGTTGTCGGGACCTGCGATTCGGCCCGTCGCCGTGCGGATGGTGTGGCAAGTGGCGCGCGCGGTAACCGTGCCGGTACTCGGTATGGGGGGCATCATGACCGGTCGCGATGCGATCGAGTTCCTGCTGGCCGGGGCCAGCGCGACTGCAGTTGGTACGGCGAACTTCGTCGACCCGACCGCGACGATGCGAGTCATCGATGGAATCGAAGAGTACTGCCGCGAGCAGGGAATCAGTCGCGTCCGCGACCTGATAGGCGCTGTGGAGGCGTGA
- a CDS encoding dihydroorotase: MAVLLRGGRVVDPQVGLDEVADVIVRDGVIVEIGPDLTIPKGVTVECAEKVIVPGLVDVHTHLREPGFEYKEDVRSGTRAAAHGGYTAVCAMPNTRPVCDTGSTVRFLAERAESAGAVRVHVIGACTAGQKGTALAEIGDMVAEGAVAFSDDGHGVADAGMARLVMDYAKQFGTTVISHCEDLALVGKGVVNEGAVSTRLGLPGWPAAGEETMVARDIALAELTGCRVHLAHLSTGRSIELVREAKARGIAVTCEVTPHHLFLDEDVLDTGYDTNLKMNPPLRTAGDREALIVALLDGTIDAIATDHAPHASHEKALEFEIAPFGTTGLETALALVITHLVASERLEWKDLVRLMAQGPRAALGLPELRLEAGMPADITIIDPEARVEVTPALFESRSSNSAFLGSSLLGKASEVLVGGRFALRNGKVVD; the protein is encoded by the coding sequence GTGGCGGTGCTGCTTAGAGGCGGTCGGGTGGTCGACCCCCAGGTGGGGTTGGACGAAGTCGCCGACGTGATCGTGCGTGATGGCGTGATCGTCGAGATCGGCCCCGACCTCACGATTCCCAAAGGAGTCACGGTCGAGTGTGCCGAGAAGGTGATCGTGCCCGGCCTGGTGGATGTCCACACGCACCTGCGTGAGCCGGGCTTCGAGTACAAGGAAGATGTGCGCAGCGGGACGCGCGCAGCAGCTCATGGCGGGTATACCGCGGTGTGCGCGATGCCCAACACCCGGCCCGTGTGTGACACCGGCAGCACCGTCCGCTTCCTTGCCGAGCGGGCCGAGAGCGCAGGTGCGGTGCGCGTTCACGTCATCGGCGCGTGCACGGCCGGTCAGAAGGGTACGGCACTCGCCGAGATCGGTGACATGGTCGCGGAGGGCGCCGTGGCGTTCTCCGATGACGGGCACGGTGTCGCCGACGCCGGCATGGCCCGGCTCGTCATGGACTACGCGAAGCAGTTCGGAACCACCGTGATCAGCCACTGCGAGGATCTTGCGCTGGTCGGCAAAGGGGTGGTCAACGAGGGGGCGGTCTCGACTCGGCTGGGACTGCCGGGCTGGCCGGCCGCAGGCGAGGAGACGATGGTCGCACGCGATATCGCCTTGGCTGAACTCACCGGCTGCCGGGTACACCTCGCTCACCTTTCGACCGGGCGCTCCATCGAGCTGGTTCGTGAGGCAAAGGCGCGCGGCATAGCAGTGACGTGCGAAGTCACTCCGCACCACCTGTTCCTTGACGAGGATGTGCTGGACACAGGCTACGACACGAATCTCAAGATGAACCCGCCCCTGCGCACGGCCGGGGACCGGGAGGCGCTCATCGTCGCACTGCTCGACGGTACGATCGACGCGATAGCCACCGACCATGCTCCGCATGCCAGCCACGAGAAGGCGCTGGAGTTCGAGATCGCTCCGTTCGGCACCACCGGTCTGGAGACGGCGCTTGCGCTGGTCATCACGCATCTGGTGGCCTCAGAGCGGCTGGAATGGAAGGATCTCGTGCGGTTGATGGCGCAGGGTCCGCGCGCAGCGCTCGGATTGCCTGAACTTCGTCTTGAGGCGGGCATGCCCGCCGACATCACGATCATCGATCCCGAGGCCCGGGTGGAGGTGACTCCGGCGCTCTTCGAGAGTCGCTCGTCAAACTCGGCGTTTCTGGGTAGCTCACTACTGGGGAAGGCGTCTGAGGTGCTGGTCGGTGGGCGTTTCGCCCTACGTAACGGAAAGGTGGTCGACTAG
- the carA gene encoding glutamine-hydrolyzing carbamoyl-phosphate synthase small subunit: MTERTPAAIAFEDGLVLTGWSCGAPGEAVGEACFNTSMSGYQEVFTDPSYAGQVITMTSPHIGNYGVNGVDMESRGCFATGVIVREMCHEPSSWRSEESLPEFLTRHGVVAVEGVDTRRIVRHIRERGAMNVVISTIDLDAASLVAKAKAAPGLVGRDLVAEVAVTEAYEWGEVVPGCGRPVDTGVLPVRPDYRVVAFDSGIKYNIARNLAEAGCSVRIVPPTTSAAEVLALNPDGVFLANGPGDPSAVGYLYATLGELLGTVPVFGICLGHQMLSLAVGASTYKLKYGHRGGNQPVMNLLNGRVEITSQNHGFCVDFASVGELDVSASGGLAHDAGDLSAWVQADVAPVVLSERFGRVQLTHVNLNDMTVEGIRLLDVPAFSVQYHPEAAPGPHDAHYLFGEFTQLMDSNGARQVTAPEIEEER, translated from the coding sequence GTGACTGAACGGACACCCGCCGCAATCGCGTTCGAGGATGGCCTCGTGCTCACCGGATGGTCGTGCGGCGCCCCCGGAGAAGCCGTGGGCGAGGCGTGCTTCAACACGTCGATGTCGGGCTACCAGGAAGTCTTCACCGATCCGAGCTACGCGGGGCAGGTCATAACGATGACCTCGCCGCACATCGGCAACTACGGCGTCAACGGCGTGGACATGGAATCACGGGGGTGCTTCGCGACCGGAGTCATCGTGCGCGAGATGTGCCACGAACCCTCAAGCTGGCGTAGCGAGGAGAGCCTCCCTGAGTTCCTGACCCGTCACGGAGTCGTCGCGGTAGAGGGGGTAGATACGCGCAGGATAGTGCGTCACATCCGCGAGCGAGGAGCGATGAACGTCGTGATCTCGACGATCGATCTGGACGCCGCGTCGCTCGTTGCCAAGGCTAAGGCGGCTCCCGGGCTGGTGGGACGCGATCTGGTCGCCGAGGTTGCGGTCACCGAAGCCTACGAGTGGGGCGAGGTCGTCCCCGGCTGCGGTCGACCGGTCGACACCGGCGTCTTGCCCGTGCGCCCTGACTACCGTGTGGTGGCCTTCGACTCCGGCATCAAGTACAACATCGCCCGCAATCTCGCCGAGGCGGGGTGCTCGGTGCGCATCGTCCCTCCGACGACGTCGGCCGCCGAGGTGCTGGCTCTCAATCCTGACGGCGTGTTCCTAGCCAACGGGCCCGGGGATCCATCCGCGGTCGGGTACCTGTACGCGACGCTTGGCGAACTGCTTGGCACGGTGCCCGTGTTCGGGATCTGTCTCGGGCATCAGATGCTGTCTCTGGCTGTGGGCGCATCCACGTACAAACTCAAGTACGGGCATCGCGGCGGCAACCAGCCGGTCATGAATCTGCTTAACGGGCGCGTCGAGATCACGAGCCAGAACCACGGATTCTGCGTCGACTTCGCGAGCGTCGGTGAGCTCGATGTGTCCGCGAGTGGCGGGCTTGCCCATGACGCGGGGGATCTGAGCGCCTGGGTTCAGGCCGATGTCGCACCCGTCGTTCTGAGTGAGAGGTTCGGACGGGTCCAGCTCACCCACGTCAACCTGAATGACATGACCGTCGAGGGCATCCGGCTGCTCGACGTGCCCGCGTTCTCGGTCCAGTACCACCCCGAGGCGGCTCCCGGGCCTCACGACGCACACTACTTGTTCGGCGAGTTCACCCAGCTCATGGATTCGAATGGTGCACGCCAGGTCACGGCGCCCGAGATCGAAGAGGAGAGATAG
- the carB gene encoding carbamoyl-phosphate synthase large subunit, whose translation MPRRDDIKKILVIGSGPIVIGQACEFDYSGAQACKVLMDDGYEVVLINSNPATIMTDPGLASRTYVEPITPQFVEKILAAERPDALLPTLGGQTGLNCAVACAEAGILESYGVELIGAKLEAIKKGEDRQLFSKAMGAIGLEVPKSDYAETLEQAAAIADTLGFPVVIRPAFTMGGAGGGIAYNAEEFREIVMHGLALSPVTQILVEESVIGWKEFEMEVMRDINDNAVIVCSIENFDAMGVHTGDSITVAPAQTLTDREYQEMRDASIAILREIGVETGGSNVQFAINPDDGRMVVIEMNPRVSRSSALASKATGFPIAKIAAKLAVGYTLDEIDNDITRETPACFEPSIDYTVVKVPRWAFEKFRGTDETLTTRMKSVGEVMAIGRTFEEALGKAMRSLENGRGGLGSDGKDVFEEHKFDEFLAVPNEHRAFYVAEALRRGRSVDELNEITHIDRWFLRRLAATIDVERSLSGRSLDGLTVDELRRAKQHGLSDVQIAHLTGSTEASVRAVRKAVGCRPTFKSVDTCAAEFAAFTPYYYKTYEDEDEVAPATRPRVMILGAGPNRIGQGIEFDYCCVHASYALHDAGYETVMVNCNPETVSTDYDTSDRLYFEPLTFEDVMDIADVEEPIGVVVTFGGQTPLKLARALEAAGVPIMGTKPEAIDLAEDRSRFAPILDELGIDYPDAGTASSFDEALAVARRIGFPLLVRPSYVLGGRGMVIAYDEQYLEKYMAEATRISPDHPVLLDRFLEGAIEVDVDAVCDGESVYVGGIMEHIEEAGIHSGDSACCIPPYSLGGEVIERIRDHARALALRLGVVGLMNVQFAVKDDQVYVLEVNPRASRTVPFVSKATGVPLAKVAARVMAGERLAAMNLPADDRELTRFCVKEAVMPFGRFPGADSVLGPEMKSTGEVMGVAADFPAAYAKSQLAIDYSLPTGGTAFVSVSDRDKRQVVGVAKHLQLLGFSIMSTKGTARTLRAAGIPVTEVMKKHEGRPNVLDEIANGKVQLVINTPFGQETRSDGYHIRSAAIHHGITNITTIPAAQAVVQAIEAVKEGRLGVCALQDFEQHECGDRISA comes from the coding sequence ATGCCGCGCAGGGACGATATCAAGAAGATCCTCGTGATCGGTTCGGGTCCGATCGTCATCGGGCAGGCGTGCGAGTTCGACTACTCGGGCGCCCAGGCCTGTAAGGTCCTCATGGACGACGGTTATGAGGTCGTGCTCATAAACAGTAACCCGGCCACGATCATGACCGACCCGGGACTCGCCTCGCGTACCTACGTCGAGCCCATCACGCCCCAGTTCGTCGAGAAGATACTCGCCGCCGAGCGGCCCGACGCGTTGCTACCCACGCTCGGCGGGCAGACCGGGCTGAACTGTGCGGTGGCGTGCGCTGAGGCGGGCATCCTGGAGTCGTATGGAGTCGAACTCATCGGGGCGAAGCTTGAGGCCATCAAGAAGGGCGAGGACCGCCAGCTCTTCTCAAAGGCGATGGGGGCCATCGGCCTTGAGGTGCCCAAGAGCGACTACGCCGAGACTCTGGAGCAGGCGGCGGCCATCGCCGATACGCTTGGCTTCCCCGTGGTCATTCGGCCTGCTTTCACGATGGGCGGCGCGGGCGGCGGAATCGCCTATAACGCCGAGGAGTTTCGCGAGATCGTCATGCACGGACTCGCGCTGTCGCCGGTGACCCAGATCCTGGTGGAGGAGAGTGTCATCGGCTGGAAAGAGTTCGAGATGGAGGTCATGCGCGACATCAACGACAACGCGGTGATCGTGTGCTCCATCGAGAACTTCGATGCCATGGGGGTGCACACCGGCGACTCTATCACCGTAGCGCCGGCGCAGACGCTCACTGACCGCGAGTACCAGGAGATGCGCGACGCATCCATTGCGATTCTGCGCGAGATCGGCGTCGAGACCGGCGGCTCCAACGTCCAGTTCGCAATCAATCCCGATGACGGGCGCATGGTCGTCATCGAGATGAACCCGCGGGTCTCCCGCTCGAGCGCGCTGGCCTCCAAGGCAACCGGCTTCCCCATCGCGAAGATCGCTGCGAAGCTTGCCGTCGGGTACACGCTCGATGAGATCGACAATGACATCACCCGGGAGACGCCCGCCTGCTTCGAGCCCTCCATCGACTACACCGTGGTCAAGGTGCCGCGGTGGGCGTTTGAGAAGTTTCGAGGAACCGACGAGACGCTCACGACGCGCATGAAGAGCGTCGGCGAGGTCATGGCCATCGGTCGCACGTTCGAAGAGGCCCTTGGCAAGGCGATGCGCTCGCTTGAGAACGGGCGCGGCGGTCTGGGTTCTGATGGCAAGGACGTGTTCGAAGAGCATAAGTTCGACGAGTTCCTCGCTGTACCGAACGAGCACCGGGCGTTCTACGTGGCGGAGGCGCTTCGCCGTGGTCGTTCGGTCGACGAACTCAATGAGATCACCCACATCGACAGGTGGTTTCTGAGGCGGCTTGCCGCGACCATCGACGTAGAGCGGTCCCTGTCGGGTCGCTCGCTGGACGGACTCACCGTCGATGAGCTGCGGCGCGCCAAACAGCACGGTCTTTCGGATGTGCAGATAGCGCACCTGACGGGGTCGACCGAGGCGAGCGTTCGCGCGGTACGCAAGGCGGTAGGATGCCGACCGACATTCAAGTCCGTTGACACGTGTGCCGCTGAGTTCGCGGCGTTCACGCCGTACTACTACAAGACCTACGAGGATGAGGACGAGGTTGCTCCCGCCACGAGGCCCCGGGTGATGATACTGGGGGCCGGGCCGAACCGCATCGGCCAGGGCATCGAGTTTGATTACTGCTGCGTGCACGCCTCCTACGCGCTCCATGACGCCGGCTACGAGACGGTGATGGTGAACTGCAACCCCGAGACCGTCTCGACCGACTACGACACCTCAGACCGGCTCTACTTCGAGCCACTCACGTTTGAGGACGTCATGGACATCGCTGACGTCGAAGAGCCCATCGGTGTCGTCGTGACATTCGGGGGTCAGACCCCGCTCAAGCTCGCCCGGGCGCTCGAGGCGGCAGGCGTCCCCATCATGGGGACCAAGCCCGAGGCGATCGATCTGGCGGAGGACCGCAGTAGATTCGCTCCGATCCTCGATGAGCTCGGTATCGACTACCCGGACGCAGGTACAGCATCGAGCTTCGATGAGGCTCTCGCGGTCGCCCGCCGAATCGGCTTTCCGCTGCTCGTGCGCCCGAGCTACGTGCTGGGCGGTCGTGGCATGGTGATCGCCTACGACGAGCAGTACCTGGAGAAGTACATGGCCGAGGCCACGCGCATCTCGCCGGATCACCCGGTGTTGCTCGATCGGTTCCTGGAAGGCGCGATCGAGGTCGATGTCGACGCGGTGTGCGACGGAGAGTCGGTCTACGTCGGCGGCATCATGGAGCATATCGAGGAGGCAGGAATCCACTCAGGCGACTCGGCGTGCTGCATCCCGCCTTACTCACTGGGTGGCGAGGTCATCGAGCGCATCCGCGACCATGCGCGCGCACTCGCGCTGCGCCTCGGGGTGGTTGGCCTCATGAACGTGCAGTTTGCGGTCAAGGACGACCAGGTATACGTGCTCGAGGTCAATCCACGGGCGAGCAGAACGGTGCCGTTTGTGAGCAAGGCGACGGGTGTTCCGCTCGCCAAGGTCGCGGCGCGCGTCATGGCGGGCGAGAGGCTTGCTGCTATGAATCTGCCGGCCGACGACCGCGAGCTCACGAGGTTCTGCGTCAAGGAGGCGGTCATGCCGTTCGGACGCTTCCCCGGCGCCGATAGCGTGCTTGGTCCCGAGATGAAGTCGACCGGTGAGGTCATGGGCGTCGCGGCGGACTTCCCGGCCGCGTACGCCAAGAGCCAACTCGCCATCGACTACTCGCTTCCGACCGGTGGGACGGCGTTCGTCTCAGTCAGCGACCGGGACAAGCGTCAGGTGGTGGGCGTTGCGAAGCACCTGCAACTGCTCGGCTTCTCGATCATGTCGACGAAGGGCACGGCCCGCACCTTGCGCGCGGCCGGAATCCCCGTCACGGAGGTCATGAAGAAGCACGAAGGGCGCCCCAACGTGCTCGACGAGATCGCCAACGGCAAGGTTCAGCTCGTGATCAACACACCGTTCGGCCAAGAGACTCGCAGCGACGGTTACCATATCCGCTCTGCCGCGATTCACCACGGCATCACCAACATCACCACGATCCCTGCGGCCCAGGCGGTCGTACAGGCGATCGAGGCGGTCAAGGAAGGGCGTCTGGGTGTGTGCGCGCTGCAGGACTTCGAGCAGCATGAGTGCGGCGACAGGATCTCGGCGTGA
- a CDS encoding aspartate carbamoyltransferase catalytic subunit, whose amino-acid sequence MLSSRHIIDIRDLTTDDIMSILDTAESFKEVNERRIKKLPTLRGRTVINLFLEPSTRTRTSFEIAAKRLSADGVNFSASTSATVKGESLADTAATLSAMACDLVVVRHKYAGAPRILAKHMDAHIINGGDGMHEHPSQALLDLFTMRERAGRLEGLTVGIVGDIAHSRVAGSLVPALRAVGATPIIIAPPTLMPARPDVLGAEAVTSLDEVIGDLDVAYMLRIQMERAEGMPFPSVREYSRLFGMNETRLAKMRSSAFIMHPGPMNRGVEISAAVADSDRSVVLNQVNSGVAVRMAAMYLLLGGEGGGGAA is encoded by the coding sequence ATGCTCTCGTCTCGTCACATCATCGACATACGGGACCTCACCACCGACGACATCATGTCGATTCTGGACACGGCCGAATCGTTCAAGGAAGTCAACGAGCGGCGCATCAAGAAGCTGCCGACTCTGCGCGGCCGGACGGTCATCAACCTCTTCCTCGAGCCGTCCACGCGGACGCGCACCAGTTTCGAGATCGCCGCGAAGCGTCTTTCGGCCGACGGAGTGAACTTCTCGGCCAGCACGTCGGCCACGGTCAAGGGCGAGTCGCTCGCCGACACCGCTGCCACCTTGTCGGCCATGGCGTGCGACCTCGTGGTCGTGCGCCACAAGTACGCCGGTGCCCCCCGGATTCTTGCCAAGCATATGGACGCCCACATCATCAACGGCGGTGATGGGATGCACGAGCACCCGTCGCAGGCGCTCCTCGATCTGTTCACCATGCGCGAACGGGCCGGACGGCTCGAAGGCCTCACCGTGGGTATCGTCGGAGACATCGCACATTCCCGCGTGGCCGGTTCACTGGTACCGGCGCTGCGCGCTGTCGGGGCGACGCCGATCATCATCGCACCGCCGACACTGATGCCTGCGCGCCCCGATGTCTTAGGGGCTGAGGCGGTGACCTCGCTCGACGAGGTGATCGGAGACCTGGACGTCGCCTACATGCTGCGTATCCAGATGGAGCGTGCCGAGGGGATGCCGTTTCCCAGTGTGCGCGAGTACTCGCGACTGTTCGGCATGAATGAGACGCGCCTGGCGAAGATGAGGAGCTCCGCGTTCATCATGCACCCGGGCCCCATGAACCGGGGCGTCGAGATCAGCGCCGCCGTAGCGGATTCGGATCGCTCGGTCGTTCTTAACCAGGTCAACTCCGGAGTCGCGGTCCGCATGGCTGCGATGTATCTGCTTTTGGGAGGTGAGGGCGGTGGCGGTGCTGCTTAG
- a CDS encoding universal stress protein, with product MAIRKMLMPVSFGSRDDKMLAFACGLSAQGIKELLVAHVVDSSGQEAPVIIAEVERARTKLLGMVEGYRSCGMSVEVRVAMGSVYEEISALAHQAHVDVVCCGTEGKSLVDYLFSGSVSEDLALRGDERTMTVRFDLLESPEHAKQVACDFGKRLVVPTDLSASAMRAFLSAFERPRQAMGRIHLVHALGDEIGDAEAQLAGLAAMATAEHGVEVVTALVEGDPAEAVLAYVDEVEATGLITGRRGRGTLTKGFLGSVSMRLMQEAPCPVVIQP from the coding sequence ATGGCCATCCGCAAGATGCTCATGCCTGTGTCGTTCGGTTCGCGCGACGACAAGATGCTCGCCTTCGCCTGCGGCCTGTCCGCTCAGGGCATTAAGGAACTCCTGGTGGCGCATGTCGTCGACAGTTCAGGCCAGGAGGCCCCCGTCATAATCGCGGAGGTCGAGCGGGCCCGCACCAAGCTACTCGGCATGGTCGAGGGATACCGAAGCTGCGGCATGTCGGTCGAGGTTCGCGTTGCTATGGGCTCGGTGTATGAGGAGATCTCTGCGCTGGCGCATCAGGCCCATGTGGACGTCGTGTGCTGTGGCACCGAGGGAAAGTCGCTCGTCGACTATCTCTTCTCGGGCTCGGTCTCTGAAGACCTGGCGTTGCGCGGAGACGAGCGCACCATGACCGTCCGGTTCGACCTGCTGGAGTCGCCGGAGCATGCCAAGCAGGTCGCCTGCGACTTCGGCAAGCGGCTTGTCGTGCCGACCGACCTGTCGGCCTCCGCGATGCGGGCCTTCCTTTCTGCGTTCGAGCGTCCTCGTCAGGCGATGGGTCGGATACACCTTGTGCACGCCCTCGGCGACGAGATCGGCGATGCCGAGGCGCAGCTTGCCGGACTTGCGGCTATGGCGACGGCGGAGCACGGGGTCGAGGTGGTCACCGCGCTCGTCGAAGGCGATCCCGCAGAGGCGGTGCTCGCCTACGTCGACGAAGTGGAGGCGACAGGCCTCATCACCGGGCGGCGCGGTCGCGGCACCCTCACAAAGGGGTTCCTCGGAAGTGTGTCGATGCGACTCATGCAAGAAGCACCGTGCCCCGTTGTAATCCAACCGTAG
- a CDS encoding dihydroorotate dehydrogenase electron transfer subunit, whose product MTTAIHPTLEAVTVVANERVTTGVGLLILEAPVTARRTAPGQFVHLRIGRDTSELLRRPFSVHRASGTRIEILYQVLGAGTARLALVEPGDRSLDVVGPLGRGWDIPVDATHALLVTGGLGAAPMGMLAEALAGRGVAAVVAMGAPTATRLVARSLFEDVTRRVEVATDDGSSGTRGFVTAVSDRLLREERFDVVYVCGPEAMQRIVADQARAASVACQVSLERLMACGIGACLSCVVTTVTGQKRACVDGPVFDAEEVVWNASEIPPKH is encoded by the coding sequence GTGACCACTGCGATCCATCCCACCCTCGAGGCCGTCACCGTCGTTGCGAACGAGCGCGTCACCACAGGCGTCGGGCTGCTGATACTCGAGGCGCCCGTGACCGCCAGGCGTACTGCGCCGGGTCAGTTCGTCCATCTGCGCATCGGCCGCGACACCTCTGAGTTGCTGCGGCGCCCGTTCTCGGTCCACCGGGCATCCGGCACGCGCATCGAGATCCTCTACCAGGTGCTCGGCGCGGGAACCGCACGCCTGGCACTCGTGGAACCGGGAGATAGGTCCCTTGACGTCGTCGGTCCCCTTGGGCGTGGGTGGGATATTCCGGTCGACGCTACGCACGCTTTGCTCGTGACCGGCGGTCTCGGTGCGGCGCCCATGGGGATGCTCGCTGAAGCGCTCGCTGGCCGAGGCGTCGCGGCGGTGGTCGCGATGGGTGCACCTACCGCAACGCGCTTGGTGGCGCGGTCGCTCTTCGAAGACGTTACGCGTCGCGTCGAGGTCGCCACCGATGATGGTAGCTCAGGTACTCGTGGTTTCGTGACAGCGGTGTCGGATCGACTCTTGCGCGAAGAGCGATTCGATGTGGTCTACGTGTGCGGTCCTGAGGCCATGCAGCGTATTGTCGCCGACCAGGCGCGTGCCGCTAGCGTGGCGTGTCAGGTGTCGCTTGAGCGTTTGATGGCCTGCGGGATCGGCGCCTGTCTGTCGTGTGTGGTCACGACGGTCACGGGGCAGAAGAGGGCATGCGTGGACGGTCCGGTGTTCGATGCAGAGGAGGTGGTCTGGAATGCGTCGGAGATTCCGCCGAAGCACTAG